Proteins encoded in a region of the Antedon mediterranea chromosome 2, ecAntMedi1.1, whole genome shotgun sequence genome:
- the LOC140039885 gene encoding regulator of nonsense transcripts 1 homolog — protein MHPKLAEFPSLKFYDSKLLNGVEAKRRPLPSGFPYHEKGQPIIFLDIKSKEMTTGSSKSNIDEANRIKTLVAGLLNAKQIKESEIGIISPYTAQVNLIKKTLKQKIDVRTVDGFQGQEREVIIFSAVRSNKDQFIGFLDDERRFNVLLTRARRGLIIVGNASTLRSSALWSHWINWVKEMNAMVSEADMESTTKSGRGEEAGESQNIRTEKQGDTRDSFEHGRRKRGRGGSSRGGRSRGNSNRSGSSQGGYRQGGSNQGGGSWGGGSRGGGYSQGGGSRGGRN, from the exons ATGCATCCAAAGCTCGCAGAGTTCCCATCTCTGAAATTTTATGATAGCAAACTACTGAACGGAGTAGAGGCAAAAAGAAGACCTCTTCCGTCTGGATTTCCTTATCACGAAAAAGGCCAGCCTATAATCTTCTTAGATATTAAG AGTAAAGAAATGACGACAGGTTCTTCTAAGTCTAATATTGATGAAGCCAACCGCATCAAGACACTTGTTGCTGGATTGTTAAACGCAAAACAGATCAAGGAAAGTGAAATAGGGATCATATCACCATATACAGCTCAg GTTAATTTAATCAAGAAAACACTCAAACAGAAAATTGACGTCCGCACTGTGGATGGTTTTCAAGGACAGGAAAGAGAAGTGATCATATTTTCTGCTGTTCGGTCGAATAAAGATCAATTTATTG GATTCCTGGACGATGAACGACGTTTTAATGTGTTGTTAACGCGGGCACGACGAGGTTTAATCATAGTTGGAAATGCAAGTACATTGAGGAGTAGTGCCCTGTGGAGCCATTGGATTAATTGGGTCAAAGAAATGAATGCAATGGTGTCGGAAGCAGATATGGAGTCTACAACCAAATCTGGAAGGGGTGAAGAGGCTGGCGAATCACAAAATATCAGGACAGAGAAACAGGGGGATACAAGAGATAGTTTTGAGCATGGTAGGAGAAAAAGGGGTCGAGGTGGTAGCAGTCGGGGTGGTAGAAGTAGGGGTAATAGCAATCGGAGTGGTAGCAGTCAGGGAGGTTACAGGCAAGGTGGTAGCAATCAGGGTGGTGGCAGTTGGGGTGGTGGCAGTCGGGGTGGTGGCTACAGTCAGGGTGGTGGCAGCAGAGGTGGTCGCAATTAG